The Rhodothermales bacterium sequence GGTAGCATGGAAGTTCGCAGCTCCCACGCGATCCTCAAGGCCGGCCTTCACCAGAACGTCCCGAACCGGCCCTTTTGCGCCTGACACGTAGAAGCGAACCGCCCGGACCTCCAGGACTTCCAGCACCTCCGCGACGGCATGCAGAGCCGATGAGTCGAGCTTGTTTACCGGATACATGTCGAGAACGACGGCCCGTATGTCCGGTCCTGCACCCTGCAGTCGGTCCTTGACGTGTTCCGTGTTTGCGAAATACAGCGAGGCATCAATACGAACGACAAGTACACCCTCGGGGGCCACCGCAGTCGGATTGCGGTCCACGTTCTTGTAGGTCTGGGAACCGGGAAGTCTTCCAAGCACCGCTGTGTAGGGTCGAGATGACTGGTACACGACGACAATCAATGATGCAACTACGCCGACGAGGATACCTTCCTCGATCCCGAGCATAAGTGTCGCAACGAAAGTCAGGAGCATCAGGAAGAAGTCGCGTCTGTCGACCTTCCACAGAAACACAGCCTCTTTGAAATCGATCAGTCCCATCACGGCCACGATGATGATGGCTGCCAGGGCGGCCTTCGGCATGTAGAAGAAGAGAGGAGTCAGGAACAGCAGCGTGAGCGCAATGATCAATGCGCTCACGAGCGATGCGACCGTCGTCTTCGCGCCGGCTTCCGCGTTGATGGCCGTCCTGGAGAAACCCCCGGTCGTAGGAAAGGACTGAAAGAAGGCACCGGCGATGTTTGCGACCCCGAGTCCGATGAGTTCCTGATTGGCGTCGATCCGGTAGCGATTACGCGAAGCAAATGATTTTGCAACGGCTATCGACTCCATAAAGCCTATGAGCGCAATGACCATGGCCGTAGGTGCCAGCGCAGCAATTTCGGCCGTCGTGAATGTCGGCAGTCCGAATGATGGCAACCCTTCCGGTACCGCTCCGACTATGGCCAGTCCGGCTTCATTCGCAGACGTCAGCCACACGGCGAGTGTAGCTGCGACGACCGCAAACAGCGCTCCCGGCAGGGTTCGCTTCCATCTTCGGATGGCCACCAGGATCACAATGCTGGCGACACCGATGATGACGGCGGCTGGATGGACGTCGGCACTCTGTCGGATGGCGCTCCACACGATTTCGTGCACAAAGTTGGAGCGAGGAATCTCTACACCAAGAAGATTCTTGATCTGACTTGATGCGATGATGAGTGCCGCGGCGGACGTGAATCCCGACAGCACCGGGTGTGAAAGGAAGTTTACCAGGAAGCCAAAACGGATAGCCCCGAGCAGGAATTGAATGGCGCCCACCATGAGGGCAAGGATAACAGCGAGCCGGATGTAATCGGCGCTGTCCTGCGGGGCCAGGGGTGCGATCCCTGCGGCAACAAGGAGGGAAACCATCGCGACGGGTCCCACCGCGAGCTGCCTCGACGAACCGAACAGTGCATATCCGATAAGCGGCACGAGCGCGGAATACAGCCCGTAGATCGGTGGCAATCCGGCGATCAGGGCGTATGCCATCCCTTGAGGAATGAGCATAACACCAACGGTCACGCCAGCGAGAACGTCACTCTTGAGGGTGGTCGCGTCGTATGCGGGAAGCCATGTCGCCGGCGGGAAGAAGCGGCGGAGAAGCTCCATATGGATTCACCGTGGGTACGTTGCCGGCCAGAGCACAAACGGGGACGACCTCAAACGGATCGTCCCCGTCGGGTTCGTCAACCGGTTGTCTCGAGTTCCGGTGAGCCGGTCACAACCTCACCCATCTGGGCCCAGTTGGTCCATTCGTCGTTGACCAGCGAGACGGTCCGGCCGGAACGAGAGAGGAGAGAAGCGGCTGATGCCGCGCGAGCTCCTGTTCCGCAGTGCACGAGGAGCTTGCGGTTCTTTGGCAGCTCGTCACAGCGGAGAAAAAGACGTGTGTGAGCAATATTGAGAGCGTTTGGCACGTGTCCTTCCTGGTATTCGGAGATACCACGCACGTCAAGTACGTCCACGTCTCCAACGTTGCCATGAGCCTTGACCGAGTCGAACTTCACTTCCTCGATGCTGTGAAGCTTGCCGTGTGTTTCGTCGTACACGAGCAACGTATCAGGCGTTGCATAGCCTGCGACTTCATCGAGCCCGATGCGGACGAGTGATCGTACGGCGTCCATCAGTTCACTCTCCTCGACCACCAGATAGATCGGCACTCCCTCATCCACGTACGATCCGGCGATGGTCGGGAACGTCTTGTTGAGCGGTGCAAAGATGCTTCCCGGCAGGTGGCCGGCCATGAACGCTGTTCTGTCGAGCCGGGTGTCGAGTACCGCGATGTCGGTCCGGTCCGAGAGCTTGACGAGCTCGCGGGCGGTAAGGAGCTGCGGTTGCGGTAGCGACCCCAGAACGGGAGGCCCGATCTTGTTATCGCGTTTCATCCGCGCGAAATACATCGGCGGCTCGGGCTGGCCCTCCAAAATGTAGTTGACGAAGTCCGCTTCGCCTTCGATGGCGGTCTGGATCGCTGCGTTGAAGCGTCGTTCGTACCCTACTGTCGTCTCCGGAACGGCGCCGAGAGCTTTGCCACATGCGGAGCCGGCGCCGTGGCCCGGCCATATCTGCATATAGTCAGGCAGCTTCAGGAATTCCTGCACAGAAGAATGGAGGACCCTGGCCGAGGGCTCCATTGCGCCCTGGACGCCGGCGGCCGACTCGAGCAAGTCGGGTCGACCCAGATCTCCGACGAACACGAAGTCACCGCTGGCCATTCCCATCGGTTCGTTCGCTCCACCACCAAGATCCGTCACCAGAAAACTCAGGTGTTCCGGCGTATGCCCGGGCGTGTGAACGGCACGAAGTTCGATGTTTCCGATTTTGAAGGCGTCGCCGTCTTTCAACAACGTGTAGTTGTAGTCACCCTTCTTCACCCACTCGTACTTCCAGTCTGCGTCGCCCTCGTCGGATAGGTAGACGTGAACATCATGCTGCTCGGCGAACTCGCGCGAGCCGGAAAGGAAGTCCGCGTGGATGTGTGTCTCGGTGACGGCCACGATCTCGAGGCCCTCGCCAGTTGCAATCTTGACGTACTGATCGATGTCCCGCTCAGGGTCGATCACGATAGCCTCTCCAGTGGCCTGACAGCCGATCAGGTATGCATACTGGGCCAGCTTTTCGTCAAATACCTGTCTGAAAAACATGATTGGTCACACGATTTGTAAGAAATAAGAAAACAATGCTCGGGTGCACTTCTAGTGCGGCAATTTTGGCCTGAGCGCGGAATAGGCCCACGTACCGGCGAGGGCGCTCAACAATGTGACGACCATCACAAGAACGCCGTTACCGATGAGCGCGAAGATCGGGCCCGGGCAGGCTCCCGTGAGTGCCCAGCCGAGTCCAAAGATGGTGCCTCCGATCCAGTAGCGATATCCTTTGCCCAGCATCTTCGGGGGGATGGAGATCTCGCTGCCTTTGAACGTCTTTGCGTTTGTCTTCTTGATCAGAAACACGGACAGCGCTGCGACGACTACCGCAGAGCCAATAATCCCATACATGTGAAACGCTTGAAAGCGAAACATCTCCTGAATTCGAAACCAGGAAATCACTTCGCTCTTGGTGAACACGATACCAAACGCGATGCCCACCAGAAGATATTTGAGAAGGCCGTCACGAGCCGGTTTGAGGACAGAATCCGCCGTTCCCGCCACCGCCTGCTGAGAGTCTGAAACTTGCATGCTGCTCACCTACAGAAGGATGGGGAGAATGAAGAACGTGGCGATCAATCCGCCGACGAAGAAACCAATCACGGCAATCAGAGACGGCAACTGCAGATCCGCGAGACCCGAAATAGCATGCCCCGACGTGCAGCCGCCTGCATAACGCGATCCAAACCCGATGAAGAAACCGCCGAAGACGATCATGATGATCCCCGGTACGGACGCGAGTCCGGACCAGCTGAATATCTGCTCGGG is a genomic window containing:
- a CDS encoding MBL fold metallo-hydrolase, which codes for MFFRQVFDEKLAQYAYLIGCQATGEAIVIDPERDIDQYVKIATGEGLEIVAVTETHIHADFLSGSREFAEQHDVHVYLSDEGDADWKYEWVKKGDYNYTLLKDGDAFKIGNIELRAVHTPGHTPEHLSFLVTDLGGGANEPMGMASGDFVFVGDLGRPDLLESAAGVQGAMEPSARVLHSSVQEFLKLPDYMQIWPGHGAGSACGKALGAVPETTVGYERRFNAAIQTAIEGEADFVNYILEGQPEPPMYFARMKRDNKIGPPVLGSLPQPQLLTARELVKLSDRTDIAVLDTRLDRTAFMAGHLPGSIFAPLNKTFPTIAGSYVDEGVPIYLVVEESELMDAVRSLVRIGLDEVAGYATPDTLLVYDETHGKLHSIEEVKFDSVKAHGNVGDVDVLDVRGISEYQEGHVPNALNIAHTRLFLRCDELPKNRKLLVHCGTGARAASAASLLSRSGRTVSLVNDEWTNWAQMGEVVTGSPELETTG
- a CDS encoding solute carrier family 26 protein, whose product is MELLRRFFPPATWLPAYDATTLKSDVLAGVTVGVMLIPQGMAYALIAGLPPIYGLYSALVPLIGYALFGSSRQLAVGPVAMVSLLVAAGIAPLAPQDSADYIRLAVILALMVGAIQFLLGAIRFGFLVNFLSHPVLSGFTSAAALIIASSQIKNLLGVEIPRSNFVHEIVWSAIRQSADVHPAAVIIGVASIVILVAIRRWKRTLPGALFAVVAATLAVWLTSANEAGLAIVGAVPEGLPSFGLPTFTTAEIAALAPTAMVIALIGFMESIAVAKSFASRNRYRIDANQELIGLGVANIAGAFFQSFPTTGGFSRTAINAEAGAKTTVASLVSALIIALTLLFLTPLFFYMPKAALAAIIIVAVMGLIDFKEAVFLWKVDRRDFFLMLLTFVATLMLGIEEGILVGVVASLIVVVYQSSRPYTAVLGRLPGSQTYKNVDRNPTAVAPEGVLVVRIDASLYFANTEHVKDRLQGAGPDIRAVVLDMYPVNKLDSSALHAVAEVLEVLEVRAVRFYVSGAKGPVRDVLVKAGLEDRVGAANFHATIHDAVEAAQSHIRAAGPADTTTASP
- a CDS encoding YeeE/YedE family protein, whose translation is MQVSDSQQAVAGTADSVLKPARDGLLKYLLVGIAFGIVFTKSEVISWFRIQEMFRFQAFHMYGIIGSAVVVAALSVFLIKKTNAKTFKGSEISIPPKMLGKGYRYWIGGTIFGLGWALTGACPGPIFALIGNGVLVMVVTLLSALAGTWAYSALRPKLPH